CCTTTCACAAGAGTGGCGAACGGCACCGGTAATCCCGTTAATCTCGGATTGGTTGCAAACGACTACATATATATAGACGATGACACTCCCAGAGTCTTGGACATAGATGCCGCCCTGATGGCCGTTCACAATAATTGGTGTATCCTAGACGACGAATTTGGAGGTTCCGGCAGCATCTCTTCCCACCCCTCCGCGGCCCCCGGCCCATTGGATCTCGACCGCGATGGAATATATGGTGAAGCCCCGGTAAATAATGATCCCAGGCCCGGTGAGGGTTGGAATGAGTTCACCATCACTTCAAATACATGGGTGTTGAATATTAATGGTCCAATCATTACCTATAACGGCGGCAATGCCTGGCCATGGAATGATTCGAGTGTTTTGGCCAGCGCCTCCGGTCCAACCCGCCGGTACAACTATGATCTCGATATCACCGAATTCCCGCCGCCCTGCTTCCCGGTACCTTTGAATCTTTGGAAGGATGTCAGCTGGACCGAAATCTTTGAAACAGATTCTACCTTGACCTCATATATGCCAAATTAGGAAGGAATCATGTTTAAGATTCACAGAAAACTAACAGGGTTGTCCCGAGGCTTCACGCTGGTGGAGACGATGGTGGTTCTGCTGATCATGGCCGTAGTTCTTGGCACGGCTTTGCCGAATTTCGTCGATCACCAGAGAAGAAACAAGGTAGAAACAAGCGCTGAAAATCTGGCCGCCCGATTAAAACTGGCGCGACAAAAGGCGATCGCCCGCCGCACCAAGTATCGCCTCACCTTGAATACTGTATCCGGCACCTACCAATTGGATCGCCGTGAGACGGGTGGCGCCTGGGTCGCTGATCCGCCGGAAGTCTTCATACTTCCTGACGGCATACAGATGGAAGCTGAACTTGGAGCCGAGGCATCTAATTTAGATATAATTTTGGGGCCACAGGGTACTGTCGATTCCATTGATGTCCCCGCCACCATCCATTTCATTTCAGAAGATGACACCCTCACCGTCTCTGTGGTCCGCACGGGCCGGATCCGGGTCATTCGAGGCTCGTGAGATTGGAAAGGATGAGATTCATGCGAACCCCTTTGAAAGCCTCATCACGCGGGTTCACCGTTGTTGAACTCCTGGTGGCCGTTGTCATTCTAGCAATCGTCGCAACCGGTCTATACGGTGTCTTGTATAGAACCCGGGACTCCTACGATCTTCAACGGGATATCGTTGAGATGCGGGATAATACCCGCATTGCGCTGCAAACCGTCTCGGATGATTTCCGCCATGTAAGCTATGGAAAAGATCCAACGCAACCATCGATTCATTACGCGGGACCGGATTCTGTTACCTTCATTGCGGACATAGACAACACCATAACCGGCGCCGAGCTGATCAGCTATTTTCTCGGATCCGATGGCGATCCCGACACGCCCAACCCGAACGATACCGTTTTGATGAAAACAATCGCTGATTCAGGCGGCGTCGCAATATACTCGGCCCCGCAGGCATATGGGCTCGCAATGGATGGAATACAATTCCGATATTTTAACGGCCAGGGAGTCGAATTGGCCAATCCTGTTCCTTCACCGGAAC
The window above is part of the Candidatus Eisenbacteria bacterium genome. Proteins encoded here:
- a CDS encoding prepilin-type N-terminal cleavage/methylation domain-containing protein, translating into MFKIHRKLTGLSRGFTLVETMVVLLIMAVVLGTALPNFVDHQRRNKVETSAENLAARLKLARQKAIARRTKYRLTLNTVSGTYQLDRRETGGAWVADPPEVFILPDGIQMEAELGAEASNLDIILGPQGTVDSIDVPATIHFISEDDTLTVSVVRTGRIRVIRGS